One Desulfobulbaceae bacterium DNA window includes the following coding sequences:
- a CDS encoding potassium channel protein, whose product MKFIPSQLSLFLLDNKESRNFRLLLRFFLVLSAIITSYSVLFHFLMLLEGKKYSWITGFYWTLTVMSTLGFGDITFKSDVGLIFSIVVLLTGIVYLLVMLPFTFIKFFYAPWLEVQSKARTPRELPEDTKNHIILTNLDVMTEELIKKLHTNKYEYVILVDDMQKALKIHDLGYKVVIGDYGDPETYNRLRIQEAALVVATNDDMINTSITFTIREVCAKVPIATNADDDHSVDILKIAGSTYVFQFMKELGKSLGRRTIGVSLGANIIWMHDQLFIAEVPAMRTGLEGKTLAEIRLREKTGVTVAGLWERGSFKGAHPQTLITSTTVLVLAGSAEHLEKFDALFSVSSDMVSTKQQALILGGGRVGNAAAEAHEQHKIPYKIVEKSRALTKNHDHCILGNAADINVLHKAGIMDARSVLITTHNDDINIYLTIYCRRLRPDIQIISRASDERTVSKLHRAGADLVMSYASMASNCIMNLLKPDQTLMAVEGLSIFRTSAGETLAGKSLVENRIREMTGCNVVAISREGKLSLNPDPEMILQEKDELLLIGTVEAEKQFREHYNLR is encoded by the coding sequence ATGAAATTCATCCCTTCCCAGCTCTCTCTCTTTCTCCTTGACAATAAAGAGAGTAGAAATTTCAGACTCTTACTCCGGTTTTTCCTGGTTCTCTCTGCCATAATCACCTCATACAGTGTCCTGTTCCACTTCCTGATGCTTCTTGAAGGAAAAAAATACAGCTGGATCACGGGATTCTATTGGACGCTCACTGTTATGTCCACCCTTGGCTTTGGCGACATCACCTTCAAAAGCGATGTAGGGTTGATTTTTTCAATAGTCGTTCTCTTGACAGGTATTGTTTACTTGCTCGTAATGCTGCCGTTCACCTTCATCAAGTTTTTCTACGCACCGTGGCTTGAGGTCCAGTCAAAGGCAAGAACTCCTCGTGAATTACCAGAGGACACTAAAAACCATATTATTCTTACAAATCTTGATGTGATGACTGAGGAACTCATAAAAAAGCTCCACACGAACAAATACGAGTATGTAATCCTAGTTGACGATATGCAGAAAGCGCTCAAGATCCACGACTTAGGATATAAAGTTGTGATTGGTGACTATGGCGACCCTGAAACATACAATCGATTACGTATCCAAGAGGCCGCTCTTGTAGTTGCCACCAATGATGATATGATAAATACCAGTATAACTTTCACGATTAGAGAGGTATGCGCAAAAGTACCTATTGCCACTAATGCCGACGATGACCATTCCGTTGACATTTTAAAAATCGCTGGCAGTACTTATGTTTTCCAATTTATGAAAGAACTCGGCAAGTCACTGGGGAGAAGAACTATCGGGGTCAGCTTAGGAGCCAATATTATATGGATGCACGATCAGCTTTTCATCGCTGAAGTTCCTGCAATGCGTACTGGGCTCGAAGGAAAAACACTTGCCGAAATTCGACTAAGAGAAAAGACCGGGGTAACGGTTGCCGGTCTCTGGGAAAGGGGGAGCTTCAAAGGAGCACATCCACAAACATTAATCACTTCTACGACAGTGCTGGTCCTGGCAGGCTCAGCGGAACATCTAGAAAAATTCGATGCCCTTTTTTCAGTCTCCTCAGATATGGTATCTACAAAGCAGCAAGCCCTGATTTTAGGAGGAGGAAGAGTCGGTAATGCCGCAGCAGAAGCTCACGAGCAACACAAAATTCCCTACAAAATTGTGGAAAAAAGCCGTGCACTTACCAAAAACCATGATCATTGCATCCTGGGTAATGCTGCAGACATCAATGTGTTACATAAAGCTGGGATCATGGATGCCCGCTCAGTCCTCATTACCACTCACAATGATGACATCAATATATATCTCACCATCTATTGCCGCAGGCTGAGACCTGACATTCAGATCATCAGTAGAGCAAGCGATGAGAGAACAGTATCGAAACTGCACCGGGCTGGAGCTGACCTGGTAATGTCATATGCCTCGATGGCATCAAACTGCATTATGAATCTGTTAAAACCAGATCAGACATTAATGGCTGTTGAAGGGCTAAGTATTTTTCGCACCTCAGCAGGAGAAACACTTGCAGGCAAATCCCTCGTTGAAAACAGAATAAGGGAAATGACGGGATGTAACGTGGTTGCGATTTCTCGTGAAGGTAAACTAAGTCTCAACCCTGATCCGGAGATGATCCTCCAAGAGAAGGATGAACTACTCCTTATCGGAACCGTGGAGGCTGAAAAACAATTCAGGGAGCACTACAATTTGAGATGA